A genomic segment from Camarhynchus parvulus chromosome 7, STF_HiC, whole genome shotgun sequence encodes:
- the LOC115905811 gene encoding uncharacterized protein LOC115905811 encodes MRRSVFFAVCLGLVLSLLKEAPAATPADTAVTTSSITTEKGTDNGTDGDTLELRPSEPPGNDTDNGTDPNPQVIPNSKLSGNDTDGGTDPNPPVGPPSGPSGEEKSLQVSPFWGQIAEKIRMVEQILTHQWGHPQDLQEMIRMVEQILTHQWGHPQDLQEMIRMVEQILTHQWGHPQDLQETKLLMEQILTHQWGHPQDLQEMIRMVEQILTHQWGHPQDLQETKLLMEQILTHQWGHPQDLQETKLLMEQILTHQWGHPQDLQETKLLMEQILTHQWGHPQDLQETKLLMEQILTHQWGHPQDLQETKLLMEQILTHQWGHPQDLQLDAF; translated from the exons ATGAGACGCTCTGTGTTCTTCGCTGTGTGCCTCGGCCTGGTGCTGAGCCTTTTGAAAG AAGCCCCTGCTGCAACAcctgcagacacagcagtgacaaCAAGCTCAATAACTACAG aaAAAGGTACTGATAATGGAACAGATGGTGACACACTGGAGCTGAGACCCTCAGAACCTCCAG gaaaCGATACTGATAATGGAACAGATCCCAACCCACAAGTGATCCCAAACTCAAAACTTTCAG gaaatGATACGGATGGTGGAACAGATCCTAACCCACCAGTGGGGCCACCCTCAGGACCTTCAGGTGAGGAGAAAAGCCTTCAGGTCTCCCCCTTCTGGGGACAGATTGCA gaaaagatACGGATGGTGGAACAGATCCTAACCCACCAGTGGGGCCACCCTCAGGACCTTCAG gaAATGATACGGATGGTGGAACAGATCCTAACCCACCAGTGGGGCCACCCTCAGGACCTTCAG gaaatGATACGGATGGTGGAACAGATCCTAACCCACCAGTGGGGCCACCCTCAGGACCTTCAG gaaaCGAAACTGTTAATGGAACAGATCCTAACCCACCAGTGGGGCCACCCTCAGGACCTTCAG gaaatGATACGGATGGTGGAACAGATCCTAACCCACCAGTGGGGCCACCCTCAGGACCTTCAG gaaaCGAAACTGTTAATGGAACAGATCCTAACCCACCAGTGGGGCCACCCTCAGGACCTTCAG gaaaCGAAACTGTTAATGGAACAGATCCTAACCCACCAGTGGGGCCACCCTCAGGACCTTCAG gaaaCGAAACTGTTAATGGAACAGATCCTAACCCACCAGTGGGGCCACCCTCAGGACCTTCAG gaaaCGAAACTGTTAATGGAACAGATCCTAACCCACCAGTGGGGCCATCCCCAGGACCTTCAG gaaaCGAAACTGTTAATGGAACAGATCCTAACCCACCAGTGGGGCCACCCCCAGGACCTTCAG CTTGATGCTTTTTGA